In one window of Rathayibacter caricis DSM 15933 DNA:
- a CDS encoding FecCD family ABC transporter permease — protein MSAATPLRSSGNAPGDAPGIVAGRSRRARRTAIGCAVLAALALALVLVSLSVGTTVYSPVDVVRVILGDTVPGASFTVGTLRLPRTITAVLVGTGFGMGGVIFQTLLRNALASPDIIGITSGASAAAVVAIAFLGLSGVAVSVIAVTAGLLTALVIAGLAGSGGVAGARLILIGIGVGAMFQSVIAYVQTRADFEDVQESLRWLTGSLNQALWPGVPPLALAMLVLVPLALLLSGRLRMLQLGDDSATALGVAVGRDRAALLAVAVGLVAVATAATGPIAFVAFVSGPIARRLVPDARSLLVPSALVGVVVVLAADLVAQHVAGLAFSGARFPVGVVTGALGAPFLLWLLARRNRTGGTL, from the coding sequence GTGAGCGCGGCCACGCCACTCCGCTCGTCCGGGAACGCCCCCGGAGACGCGCCCGGCATCGTGGCCGGGCGGAGCCGGCGCGCCCGCCGCACCGCGATCGGCTGCGCGGTCCTCGCCGCCCTCGCCCTGGCGCTCGTGCTCGTGTCGCTCAGCGTCGGCACCACCGTCTACTCCCCCGTCGACGTCGTCCGGGTGATCCTCGGCGACACCGTTCCCGGAGCGTCCTTCACGGTCGGCACGCTGCGCCTGCCGCGCACGATCACGGCCGTGCTGGTCGGCACGGGCTTCGGGATGGGCGGCGTGATCTTCCAGACGCTGCTGCGCAACGCGCTCGCCAGCCCCGACATCATCGGCATCACGTCCGGGGCGAGCGCCGCGGCCGTCGTCGCGATAGCGTTCCTCGGGCTGTCGGGAGTCGCCGTCTCGGTGATCGCCGTCACCGCGGGCCTGCTGACCGCGCTCGTCATCGCCGGGCTGGCGGGCAGCGGCGGAGTCGCGGGCGCACGGCTGATCCTGATCGGCATCGGTGTGGGTGCGATGTTCCAGAGCGTGATCGCGTACGTGCAGACGCGTGCCGACTTCGAGGACGTGCAGGAGTCGCTGCGCTGGCTGACCGGCAGCCTCAACCAGGCGCTGTGGCCGGGCGTGCCGCCGCTCGCGCTGGCGATGCTCGTGCTGGTGCCGCTGGCGCTGCTGCTCTCGGGCCGGCTGCGGATGCTGCAGCTCGGCGACGACTCCGCCACCGCCCTGGGCGTCGCCGTCGGCCGCGACCGCGCCGCGCTGCTGGCCGTGGCCGTCGGGCTCGTCGCCGTCGCGACCGCCGCCACCGGTCCGATCGCCTTCGTGGCCTTCGTGTCGGGGCCGATCGCGCGGCGTCTCGTGCCGGATGCGCGGTCCCTGCTCGTCCCCTCCGCTCTCGTCGGGGTGGTCGTGGTGCTCGCCGCCGACCTCGTCGCCCAGCACGTCGCGGGGCTCGCCTTCTCGGGCGCCCGCTTCCCCGTCGGAGTGGTGACGGGCGCCCTGGGCGCGCCGTTCCTGCTCTGGCTCCTCGCCCGCCGCAACCGCACCGGAGGCACTCTGTGA
- a CDS encoding ABC transporter ATP-binding protein, which translates to MTLAYDERVVVDGLSLDVPTGAISVIVGANACGKSTLLRAMARLITPRTGAVLLDGQAIHTLPTKQVATQVGLLPQTPIAPEGIAVSDLVARGRYPHRGWFGRGSSADDDAIVEDALRATGTLEIADRPVDELSGGQRQRVWIALALAQRTDVLLLDEPTTYLDVSHQIEVLDLLTDLNRTRGTTIVIVLHDLNLAARYADHLFAVRAGALYASGTPAEVVTSEVVRAVFGMESRIIEDPVSRTPLVLPIGRHHAG; encoded by the coding sequence GTGACGCTCGCCTACGACGAGCGCGTCGTCGTCGACGGCCTCTCGCTCGACGTGCCGACCGGCGCGATCAGCGTGATCGTCGGAGCGAACGCCTGCGGCAAGTCGACGCTCCTGCGCGCGATGGCGCGGCTGATCACTCCGCGGACCGGAGCCGTCCTGCTCGACGGGCAGGCGATCCACACGCTGCCGACCAAGCAGGTCGCGACGCAGGTGGGGCTGCTGCCGCAGACCCCGATCGCCCCCGAGGGCATCGCGGTGTCGGATCTGGTCGCCCGCGGCCGCTACCCGCACCGCGGCTGGTTCGGCCGGGGCTCCTCCGCCGACGACGACGCGATCGTCGAGGACGCCCTGCGCGCCACCGGCACCCTCGAGATCGCCGACCGCCCGGTCGACGAGCTCTCGGGCGGCCAGCGCCAGCGCGTCTGGATCGCCCTGGCCCTCGCGCAGCGCACCGATGTGCTGCTGCTGGACGAGCCGACCACCTACCTCGACGTCTCCCACCAGATCGAGGTGCTCGACCTGCTCACCGATCTCAACCGCACCCGCGGCACGACGATCGTGATCGTTCTGCACGACCTGAACCTCGCGGCGCGCTACGCGGACCACCTGTTCGCGGTGCGCGCCGGCGCGCTGTACGCCTCGGGGACTCCGGCCGAGGTCGTGACCTCGGAGGTCGTGCGCGCGGTGTTCGGGATGGAGTCGCGGATCATCGAGGACCCGGTCTCGCGCACCCCGCTGGTGCTGCCGATCGGGCGGCACCACGCGGGCTGA
- a CDS encoding GNAT family N-acetyltransferase, whose protein sequence is MPIRDLTPADLASPPFLELLRLAAELTEEELARIRDEELPALEVIGVVEDGRLDAFAAARPVEEGLEIEYLASLVRGRGSALVRELQRTHPGAVVIARTDDDAIGFYRRLGFTDAPAPVDPRWPDRPRYRCTLAVPS, encoded by the coding sequence GTGCCGATCCGCGACCTCACCCCCGCCGACCTCGCGTCGCCGCCGTTCCTCGAGCTGCTGCGGCTGGCCGCCGAGCTGACCGAGGAGGAACTCGCGCGCATCCGGGACGAGGAGCTGCCGGCGCTCGAGGTCATCGGAGTCGTCGAGGACGGCCGGCTGGACGCGTTCGCCGCCGCGCGACCCGTCGAGGAAGGCCTCGAGATCGAGTACCTCGCCTCGCTGGTGCGCGGGCGGGGGTCGGCCCTCGTCCGCGAGCTGCAGCGGACGCATCCGGGAGCCGTGGTCATCGCCCGGACCGACGACGACGCGATCGGCTTCTACCGGCGCCTCGGATTCACCGACGCACCCGCCCCCGTCGACCCGCGCTGGCCCGACCGCCCGCGCTACCGGTGCACGCTGGCGGTGCCGTCGTGA
- a CDS encoding ATP-binding cassette domain-containing protein yields MPSTITPSVVLTDCSFAWPDGDVVLDRVSTAFGRGRTGLVGANGAGKSTLVRLVTGDLAPTHGTVSTTGPVDLLPQRLRRGPDDTVADLLGIRGKLDALHAILGGDADPRHFEVLDDDWDLDARAVAALGEAGLPEDLRRPVATLSGGQAVLAAVTGVRLRNRPIAVLDEPTNDLDRRSRGLLLDLVDRWRGTLIVVSHDRELLEHVDEIAELRGGALRTSGGTYSDFEERLALERAAAERDLRDADQLLRAEKRQRIEAETTITRRAKAGARSAESMPKILANARKNRAEGTAGRLRSGHGEAEARAREQVDAASRAVRDDDAVRIELPPDPGVPAGRRLAEITVRGRTTVLQGSERIAVVGANGTGKTTLLEQLVRAEARPHPIADTHAIVLTDRVGWLPQRREGLLDDDRTVLEHVARAAPAVPTGELRNALARLLLRGAIVDRTASTLSGGERFRAALAGLVLAQPAPQLLVLDEPTNDLDLATTDHLVDVLAAWRGGLVVLSHDEAFLERLGLDGRLVLDAPVGLVSAGDSG; encoded by the coding sequence GTGCCCTCCACCATCACACCCTCCGTCGTCCTCACCGACTGCTCGTTCGCCTGGCCCGACGGCGACGTCGTCCTCGACCGGGTCAGCACCGCGTTCGGCCGCGGCCGCACCGGGCTCGTCGGAGCCAACGGCGCCGGCAAGTCCACGCTCGTCCGGCTCGTCACCGGCGACCTCGCCCCGACGCACGGCACCGTCTCGACGACGGGGCCGGTCGACCTTCTGCCGCAGCGGCTCCGGCGTGGACCCGACGACACCGTCGCCGATCTGCTCGGGATCCGCGGGAAGCTCGACGCCCTGCACGCGATCCTCGGCGGGGACGCCGATCCACGGCACTTCGAGGTGCTCGACGACGACTGGGACCTCGACGCCCGGGCGGTCGCCGCGCTCGGGGAGGCGGGGCTTCCGGAAGACCTGCGCCGGCCCGTCGCGACCCTGTCGGGCGGGCAGGCCGTCCTCGCCGCCGTCACGGGCGTCCGCCTCCGCAACAGGCCGATCGCGGTGCTCGACGAGCCGACCAACGACCTCGACCGGCGGTCGCGCGGTCTGCTGCTCGACCTCGTCGACCGGTGGCGCGGCACGCTGATCGTGGTCAGCCACGACCGCGAGCTGCTCGAGCACGTCGACGAGATCGCCGAGCTGCGGGGCGGCGCGCTCCGCACCTCCGGAGGCACCTACTCGGACTTCGAGGAGCGGCTCGCCCTCGAGCGCGCCGCGGCCGAGCGCGATCTGCGCGACGCCGACCAGCTGCTCCGCGCCGAGAAGCGGCAGCGGATCGAGGCCGAGACGACCATCACGCGACGGGCGAAGGCGGGTGCCCGATCGGCGGAGTCGATGCCGAAGATCCTTGCGAACGCCCGGAAGAACAGGGCCGAGGGCACCGCCGGGCGCCTCCGCTCCGGTCACGGCGAGGCGGAAGCGCGCGCCCGCGAGCAGGTCGACGCGGCATCGCGCGCGGTGCGGGACGACGACGCGGTGCGCATCGAGTTGCCGCCGGATCCGGGGGTGCCGGCGGGGCGGCGGCTCGCCGAGATCACGGTGCGGGGGCGCACGACGGTGCTGCAGGGGAGCGAGCGGATCGCCGTGGTCGGCGCGAACGGCACGGGCAAGACGACGCTGCTCGAGCAGCTCGTGCGGGCGGAGGCTCGTCCGCATCCGATCGCCGACACGCACGCCATCGTGCTCACGGACCGCGTCGGCTGGCTCCCGCAGCGTCGGGAGGGGCTGCTCGACGACGACCGCACGGTGCTCGAGCACGTCGCGCGCGCGGCCCCCGCCGTGCCGACCGGCGAGCTGCGCAACGCGCTCGCGCGGCTGCTCCTCCGGGGCGCGATCGTCGACCGGACGGCATCGACCCTGTCGGGCGGCGAGCGATTCCGCGCCGCCCTCGCAGGGCTCGTACTCGCGCAGCCGGCTCCGCAGCTGCTCGTGCTCGACGAGCCGACGAACGATCTCGACCTGGCCACGACCGACCACCTCGTCGACGTGCTCGCCGCCTGGCGGGGCGGGTTGGTCGTGCTGAGTCACGACGAGGCGTTCCTGGAGCGGCTGGGGCTCGACGGGCGGCTCGTGCTGGACGCGCCGGTGGGGCTCGTCAGCGCCGGCGACTCCGGATGA
- a CDS encoding SDR family NAD(P)-dependent oxidoreductase: MAIDLTGRTALVTGSGQGIGLAIAVGLARAGADVVVNARSQGSIDTAVAEVLRQVPEASVRGVAADLATDEGTAALLEAVPTVDVLVNNLGIFGSADPLTISDDEWRRYFEVNVLTGVRLTRAYLPGMIERGWGRVQYIGSDSAVATPAEMIHYGVSKTALLGVSRGFAKAAAGSGVTVNSVLAGPTHTGGVEDFVHELVDASLPWDEAQREFMRLHRPNSLLQRLIEPEEIANMVVYLASPLASATTGAAVRVDGGYIDAIVP, from the coding sequence ATCGCGATCGATCTCACCGGGAGGACCGCACTGGTCACCGGATCCGGGCAGGGCATCGGGCTGGCGATCGCCGTCGGGCTCGCGAGGGCCGGGGCGGACGTCGTCGTCAACGCCCGCTCGCAGGGCTCGATCGACACGGCCGTCGCGGAGGTGCTGCGGCAGGTTCCGGAGGCGTCCGTCCGCGGAGTCGCCGCCGACCTCGCGACCGACGAGGGCACCGCGGCGCTGCTCGAGGCGGTTCCGACAGTCGACGTCCTCGTCAACAACCTCGGGATCTTCGGCAGCGCCGATCCGCTCACGATCAGCGACGACGAGTGGCGCCGCTACTTCGAGGTCAACGTGCTGACCGGCGTGCGCCTGACCCGCGCCTACCTGCCCGGCATGATCGAGCGGGGCTGGGGGCGCGTGCAGTACATCGGCAGCGACTCCGCCGTCGCGACGCCGGCCGAGATGATCCACTACGGGGTGTCGAAGACGGCGCTGCTCGGAGTGTCGCGCGGCTTCGCGAAGGCCGCGGCGGGCAGCGGAGTCACGGTGAACAGCGTGCTCGCGGGCCCGACGCACACGGGCGGGGTCGAGGACTTCGTGCACGAGCTGGTCGACGCCTCCCTCCCCTGGGACGAGGCGCAGCGCGAGTTCATGCGGCTGCACCGGCCGAACTCGCTCCTGCAGCGGCTGATCGAACCGGAGGAGATCGCGAACATGGTCGTGTACCTCGCGTCGCCGCTCGCCTCGGCGACCACGGGCGCGGCGGTGCGGGTCGACGGCGGGTACATCGACGCGATCGTGCCGTGA
- a CDS encoding DUF2283 domain-containing protein translates to MRITYDPTADAAYIMMTDRIADGSAVQQLDSIATPGGLGEVILDFDADGRLLGVEILNARDVLPSSVIDAALRDSSSDLQRTAED, encoded by the coding sequence ATGCGCATCACCTACGATCCCACTGCCGACGCGGCGTACATCATGATGACGGACCGGATCGCGGACGGTTCGGCCGTCCAGCAGCTCGATTCGATCGCGACTCCCGGCGGCCTGGGCGAGGTCATCCTCGACTTCGATGCGGACGGCCGGCTTCTCGGCGTGGAGATCCTCAACGCGCGAGACGTCCTGCCCAGCTCTGTGATCGATGCGGCTCTGAGGGACTCGTCGAGCGACCTTCAGCGCACTGCCGAGGACTGA
- a CDS encoding LacI family DNA-binding transcriptional regulator, with translation MATMRDVAERAGVSIATVSFVVNDSKPVTAETRQRVVDAMAALDYRPHALARALARRRSMILAVVFPLVRPRLLNTATLFFAGAAEAAAERGYSIVLWPSLDSSQRLAGLRADGLVDGVVLMEVALDDDRVDVLRDSGTPFALIGRTRDPSALDWVDIDIEGMVEQSLARLASLGHERVALVLGGPERVEGFGANARARETFRRVSGVRGLSGVLLEAEESARGGRALAAELGDVTAVLVFDGGIALGLAHELRHRGVGVPEDVSIVLLASTPDVADFGDPELDVLVSPAHELGRRGVEALLARLEDPAAPLVQERIGGEWRTGGSVAPAGRGSGPDRPRIDRG, from the coding sequence ATGGCGACCATGCGCGACGTCGCCGAGCGCGCCGGCGTCTCGATCGCTACCGTCTCGTTCGTCGTCAACGACTCCAAGCCGGTGACCGCCGAGACGCGGCAGCGCGTCGTCGATGCGATGGCCGCGCTCGACTACCGCCCGCACGCCCTCGCCCGGGCGCTCGCCCGCCGCCGCTCGATGATCCTCGCGGTCGTGTTCCCGCTGGTGCGCCCGCGCCTGCTCAACACGGCCACCCTCTTCTTCGCGGGAGCGGCCGAGGCCGCGGCCGAGCGCGGCTACTCGATCGTGCTCTGGCCCTCGCTCGACTCCTCCCAGCGCCTCGCCGGACTCCGCGCCGACGGGCTGGTCGACGGCGTGGTGCTGATGGAGGTGGCCCTCGACGACGACCGGGTCGACGTGCTGCGCGACTCCGGCACGCCCTTCGCGCTCATCGGCCGCACGCGCGATCCCTCCGCTCTCGACTGGGTCGACATCGACATCGAGGGCATGGTCGAGCAGTCGCTCGCGCGCCTGGCATCGCTCGGTCACGAGCGCGTCGCCCTGGTGCTCGGCGGTCCGGAGCGGGTGGAGGGCTTCGGAGCGAACGCCCGCGCCCGCGAGACGTTCCGGCGCGTGTCGGGGGTGCGGGGTCTCTCCGGAGTGCTGCTCGAGGCTGAGGAGTCGGCTCGCGGCGGACGGGCGCTCGCCGCGGAGCTCGGCGACGTGACAGCGGTGCTCGTGTTCGACGGAGGCATCGCCCTCGGACTCGCGCACGAGCTTCGCCACCGCGGAGTGGGCGTGCCGGAGGACGTGTCGATCGTGCTGCTCGCCTCGACGCCCGACGTCGCCGACTTCGGCGATCCCGAGCTCGACGTGCTCGTCTCGCCCGCGCACGAACTCGGGCGGCGGGGAGTGGAGGCGCTGCTCGCGCGGCTCGAGGATCCGGCGGCGCCACTCGTGCAGGAGCGCATCGGCGGGGAGTGGCGCACCGGCGGATCGGTCGCGCCGGCCGGGCGGGGGAGCGGACCGGACCGGCCTCGGATCGACCGCGGGTAG
- a CDS encoding ThuA domain-containing protein, with protein sequence MTTPSSPVRVLVWGENRHEQIEEEVRAIYPDGMHTTIAAGISENLGERAQVSTTTLDEPEHGLTEDVLAATDVLVWWGHAAHSEVADEVVERVHRHVLSGMGLVVLHSGHWSKIFGKLMGTTCTLRWRSEQDRELVWTVDPTHPIAQGVPHPFVIPQQEMYGEFFDVPAPDELIFLSTFSGGEVFRSGMTWKRGHGKVFFFSPGDQDYPVYHHPDVRRVIANGVEWARTLRPERTLPVLQRYETEDFHNGHDYEGALVR encoded by the coding sequence GTGACCACTCCCTCCTCTCCCGTCCGCGTCCTCGTCTGGGGCGAGAACCGCCACGAGCAGATCGAGGAGGAGGTGCGCGCGATCTACCCGGACGGCATGCACACGACGATCGCCGCGGGCATCTCCGAGAACCTCGGCGAGCGCGCGCAGGTGTCGACCACGACGCTCGACGAACCCGAGCACGGACTCACCGAAGACGTCCTCGCCGCCACCGACGTGCTCGTCTGGTGGGGGCACGCCGCGCACAGCGAGGTCGCCGACGAGGTCGTCGAGCGCGTGCACCGCCACGTGCTCTCGGGCATGGGACTGGTGGTGCTCCACTCCGGCCACTGGTCGAAGATCTTCGGCAAGCTCATGGGCACGACCTGCACGCTGCGCTGGCGATCGGAGCAGGACCGCGAGCTGGTCTGGACCGTCGACCCGACGCATCCGATCGCCCAGGGCGTGCCCCACCCGTTCGTGATCCCCCAGCAGGAGATGTACGGGGAGTTCTTCGACGTGCCCGCGCCCGACGAGCTGATCTTCCTCTCGACGTTCTCGGGCGGCGAGGTGTTCCGCTCGGGGATGACCTGGAAGCGGGGGCACGGCAAGGTGTTCTTCTTCTCGCCCGGCGACCAGGACTACCCCGTCTACCACCACCCCGACGTGCGGCGCGTGATCGCGAACGGAGTGGAGTGGGCGCGCACCCTCCGCCCCGAGCGCACCCTGCCGGTGCTGCAGCGGTACGAGACCGAGGACTTCCACAACGGTCACGACTACGAGGGGGCGCTCGTCCGATGA